The Coregonus clupeaformis isolate EN_2021a chromosome 20, ASM2061545v1, whole genome shotgun sequence genome contains a region encoding:
- the ipo13b gene encoding importin-13 isoform X2: METSGRITTTPDALDFTVENVEKALHQLYYDPNIENKNLAQKWLMQAQVSPQAWQFCWALLSPDKVPEIQYFGASALHTKISRYWSDIPSDQYETLKTQLFSQIACFSSGSKMVLTRLCVALASLALNTMPEAWPGAVPEMVRVFQEEGGGVDGRARCLALLELLTVLPEEFQTSRLPQYRKGQVRGALGREWGSVCPLLQQLLRRGDSPGAVKARVLRCLSSWVLLDVPLSESEGLVEDCFTALPDPELFDTAVEAIVNAISQPDSQRYVNTLLKLVPQVLSLQEQLRDAVQNGDMETSHGICRIAVALGENHSRALLEQVEHWQGFLALVNMIMFCTGIPGHYPVNETTSSLTLTFWYTLQDDIMSFDSERQAVYLQVYRPVYFQLVDVLLHKAQFPSDQEYASWSSDEKEQFRIYRVDISDTLMYVYEMLGAELLSNLYEKLGRILTNTEQASSWQHTEALLYGFQSIAETIDVNYSDVIPGLIGLIPRININNVQLADTVMFTIGALAEWLADHPVMLSSVLPLVLQALGNPDLSVSSVSTLKKICRECKYDLPPYATNIVAVSQEVLIKQIHKTSQCMWLMQALGFLLSALPVEEILRNLHSLITPYIQQLEKLADETPNPSNKLAIIHILGLLSNLFTTLDISKQDDESGEGTAPPVKTAPPPPGPNPVVVVLQQVFALIQTVLSKWLNDSQVVEAVCAIFEKSVKTLLHDFAPMVSQLSEMLGQMYSTIPQASALDLTRQMVHIFASETDHFPPIKALFELVTSVTLSIFQQGPRDHPDIVDSFMQLQAQALKRKPDLFLSESLDVKAVFHCGVLSLKFPEAPTVKSTCLFFTELLPRCSDVPPVARVVQEDGKLLLQAVLEAIGGGSSRSLMDQFAEVLFSLNKHCFPLLTVWLKEALQAPGFPSTRVTTEQKDTFTQQILRERVNKRRVKDIVKEFTLVCRGLHGTEYAAEY; encoded by the exons gtTCCTGAGATCCAGTACTTTGGGGCTAGTGCCCTCCATACTAAGATATCCCGCTACTGGTCTGACATCCCCTCTGACCAGTATGAGACCCTGAAGACTCAACTCTTCTCTCAGATCGCCTGCTTCTCCTCCGGGTCCAAGATG GTGCTGACGCGTCTGTGTGTGGCGCTGGCCTCCCTGGCCCTGAACACCATGCCAGAGGCGTGGCCGGGCGCCGTGCCAGAGATGGTGCGTGTGttccaggaggagggagggggggtggacGGCCGGGCCAGGTGTCTGGCCCTGCTGGAGCTACTGACCGTCCTGCCTGAAGAGTTCCAGACCAGCCGCCTGCCGCAGTACCGCAAGGGACAG GTGCGAGGTGCGTTGGGTCGTGAGTGGGGGTCAGTGTGTCCACTCCTCCAGCAGCTGCTTCGTCGAGGGGACAGTCCCGGGGCAGTGAAGGCTCGTGTCCTGCGCTGTCTGTCCTCCTGGGTGCTGCTGGACGTCCCTCTCAGTGAGAGTGAAGGACTGGTGGAGGACTGTTTCACTGCTCTACCAGACCCTGAGCTGTTTGATACCGCCGTGGAGGCTATCGTCAATGCCATATCACAACCCGACTCCCAGAG gtATGTGAACACGCTGCTGAAGCTGGTGCCCCAGGTCTTGTCCCTGCAGGAGCAGCTGAGAGATGCCGTCCAGaacggagacatggagacatcACACGGAATCTGTCGCATCGCTGTCGCACTGGGCGAGAACCACTCCAG ggcTCTTTTGGAGCAGGTAGAGCACTGGCAGGGCTTTCTGGCTTTGGTCAACATGATCATGTTCTGTACTGGGATACCAGGACACTACCCAGTCAACGAGACTACCAGCTCCCTCACACTCACCTTCTGGTACACACTACAG gacgaCATCATGTCGTTTGACTCCGAGAGACAGGCGGTGTATCTGCAGGTGTATAGACCAGTGTATTTCCAACTGGTGGATGTTCTGCTGCATAAAGCCCAGTTCCCCTCCGACCAGGAGTATGCATCATGGTCCTCAGATGAGAAGGAACAGTTCAGGATCTACAG GGTGGATATCTCAGACACTCTGATGTATGTGTATGAGATGCTAGGAGCTGAGCTGCTCAGTAACCTGTATGAGAAACTAGGACGAATACTGACCAACACAGAACAAGCCTCGTCATGGCAG CATACAGAAGCGTTGCTATATGGGTTCCAGTCGATAGCGGAGACAATAGATGTCAACTACTCTGATGTCATCCCAGGCCTGATCGGACTCATCCCCAGAATCAACATCAACAACGTCCAACTGGCAGACACCGTCATGTTCACTATAG GAGCTCTAGCAGAGTGGTTGGCGGACCACCCAGTGATGTTGAGTAGTGTTCTACCTCTGGTACTCCAGGCCTTGGGAAACCCAGACCTCTCCGTCTCCTCTGTCTCCACACTcaagaagatctgcagagaatgcAAATACGACCTGCCACCCTACGCTACCAATATAGTGGCTGTATCACag GAGGTGCTGATCAAGCAGATTCACAAG ACCAGTCAGTGTATGTGGCTGATGCAGGCCTTGGGCTTCCTGCTGTCTGCTCTGCCTGTGGAGGAGATACTGAGGAACCTGCACTCCCTCATCACACCCTACATACAACAACTTGAGAAACTAGCTGATGAGacg cCCAACCCGTCCAATAAACTAGCGATAATCCACATCCTGGGTTTGTTATCCAATCTCTTCACTACGCTGGACATCAGCAAGCAGGATGACGAATCAGGAGAGGGCACCGCGCCACCCGTCAAAACAGCCCCACCACCACCAGGACCTAACCCG GTGGTGGTGGTCCTACAGCAGGTCTTTGCTCTCATTCAGACGGTCCTCAGCAAGTGGCTCAACGACTCTCAGGTGGTGGAG gcGGTGTGTGCTATCTTTGAGAAGTCGGTGAAGACTCTGCTCCATGACTTTGCCCCCATGGTGTCTCAGCTCAGTGAGATGCTAGGACAGATGTACAGTACCATACCACAAGCCTCAGCACTGGACCTCACacgacag ATGGTCCATATATTTGCCAGTGAGACGGACCACTTCCCTCCAATCAAGGCTCTATTTGAGCTGGTTACCTCTGTAACACTCTCCATCTTCCAGCAAG GACCCAGGGATCATCCTGATATTGTTGATTCATTTATGCAACTCCAAGCTCAG GCCCTCAAACGGAAGCCAGATCTCTTCTTGTCTGAGAGTCTTGACGTGAAAGCTGTGTTCCATTGTG gagTGCTGTCACTCAAATTCCCAGAGGCTCCAACAGTCAAGTCTACCTGCTTGTTCTTT ACTGAGTTGTTGCCCCGCTGCTCAGATGTGCCCCCAGTGGCCAGAGTGGTGCAGGAGGATGGAAAACTACTGCTGCAGGCCGTACTAGAG gcaATCGGTGGAGGTTCATCTCGTAGTCTGATGGACCAGTTTGCTGAGGTGCTGTTCAGTCTCAATAAGCACTGTTTCCCTCTTCTCACCGTGTGGCTGAAAGAGGCACTGCAGGCACCAGGCTTCCCGTCCACTAGGGTCACCACAGAACAGAAGGACACCTTCACCCAACAGAtactcag AGAGCGAGTGAATAAGCGGAGGGTGAAGGACATAGTGAAGGAGTTTACACTAGTCTGCAGAGGGCTTCACGGGACCGAGTATGCCGCTGAATACTGA
- the ipo13b gene encoding importin-13 isoform X1 — translation MPTNVWMIIKTAGWVNMETSGRITTTPDALDFTVENVEKALHQLYYDPNIENKNLAQKWLMQAQVSPQAWQFCWALLSPDKVPEIQYFGASALHTKISRYWSDIPSDQYETLKTQLFSQIACFSSGSKMVLTRLCVALASLALNTMPEAWPGAVPEMVRVFQEEGGGVDGRARCLALLELLTVLPEEFQTSRLPQYRKGQVRGALGREWGSVCPLLQQLLRRGDSPGAVKARVLRCLSSWVLLDVPLSESEGLVEDCFTALPDPELFDTAVEAIVNAISQPDSQRYVNTLLKLVPQVLSLQEQLRDAVQNGDMETSHGICRIAVALGENHSRALLEQVEHWQGFLALVNMIMFCTGIPGHYPVNETTSSLTLTFWYTLQDDIMSFDSERQAVYLQVYRPVYFQLVDVLLHKAQFPSDQEYASWSSDEKEQFRIYRVDISDTLMYVYEMLGAELLSNLYEKLGRILTNTEQASSWQHTEALLYGFQSIAETIDVNYSDVIPGLIGLIPRININNVQLADTVMFTIGALAEWLADHPVMLSSVLPLVLQALGNPDLSVSSVSTLKKICRECKYDLPPYATNIVAVSQEVLIKQIHKTSQCMWLMQALGFLLSALPVEEILRNLHSLITPYIQQLEKLADETPNPSNKLAIIHILGLLSNLFTTLDISKQDDESGEGTAPPVKTAPPPPGPNPVVVVLQQVFALIQTVLSKWLNDSQVVEAVCAIFEKSVKTLLHDFAPMVSQLSEMLGQMYSTIPQASALDLTRQMVHIFASETDHFPPIKALFELVTSVTLSIFQQGPRDHPDIVDSFMQLQAQALKRKPDLFLSESLDVKAVFHCGVLSLKFPEAPTVKSTCLFFTELLPRCSDVPPVARVVQEDGKLLLQAVLEAIGGGSSRSLMDQFAEVLFSLNKHCFPLLTVWLKEALQAPGFPSTRVTTEQKDTFTQQILRERVNKRRVKDIVKEFTLVCRGLHGTEYAAEY, via the exons gtTCCTGAGATCCAGTACTTTGGGGCTAGTGCCCTCCATACTAAGATATCCCGCTACTGGTCTGACATCCCCTCTGACCAGTATGAGACCCTGAAGACTCAACTCTTCTCTCAGATCGCCTGCTTCTCCTCCGGGTCCAAGATG GTGCTGACGCGTCTGTGTGTGGCGCTGGCCTCCCTGGCCCTGAACACCATGCCAGAGGCGTGGCCGGGCGCCGTGCCAGAGATGGTGCGTGTGttccaggaggagggagggggggtggacGGCCGGGCCAGGTGTCTGGCCCTGCTGGAGCTACTGACCGTCCTGCCTGAAGAGTTCCAGACCAGCCGCCTGCCGCAGTACCGCAAGGGACAG GTGCGAGGTGCGTTGGGTCGTGAGTGGGGGTCAGTGTGTCCACTCCTCCAGCAGCTGCTTCGTCGAGGGGACAGTCCCGGGGCAGTGAAGGCTCGTGTCCTGCGCTGTCTGTCCTCCTGGGTGCTGCTGGACGTCCCTCTCAGTGAGAGTGAAGGACTGGTGGAGGACTGTTTCACTGCTCTACCAGACCCTGAGCTGTTTGATACCGCCGTGGAGGCTATCGTCAATGCCATATCACAACCCGACTCCCAGAG gtATGTGAACACGCTGCTGAAGCTGGTGCCCCAGGTCTTGTCCCTGCAGGAGCAGCTGAGAGATGCCGTCCAGaacggagacatggagacatcACACGGAATCTGTCGCATCGCTGTCGCACTGGGCGAGAACCACTCCAG ggcTCTTTTGGAGCAGGTAGAGCACTGGCAGGGCTTTCTGGCTTTGGTCAACATGATCATGTTCTGTACTGGGATACCAGGACACTACCCAGTCAACGAGACTACCAGCTCCCTCACACTCACCTTCTGGTACACACTACAG gacgaCATCATGTCGTTTGACTCCGAGAGACAGGCGGTGTATCTGCAGGTGTATAGACCAGTGTATTTCCAACTGGTGGATGTTCTGCTGCATAAAGCCCAGTTCCCCTCCGACCAGGAGTATGCATCATGGTCCTCAGATGAGAAGGAACAGTTCAGGATCTACAG GGTGGATATCTCAGACACTCTGATGTATGTGTATGAGATGCTAGGAGCTGAGCTGCTCAGTAACCTGTATGAGAAACTAGGACGAATACTGACCAACACAGAACAAGCCTCGTCATGGCAG CATACAGAAGCGTTGCTATATGGGTTCCAGTCGATAGCGGAGACAATAGATGTCAACTACTCTGATGTCATCCCAGGCCTGATCGGACTCATCCCCAGAATCAACATCAACAACGTCCAACTGGCAGACACCGTCATGTTCACTATAG GAGCTCTAGCAGAGTGGTTGGCGGACCACCCAGTGATGTTGAGTAGTGTTCTACCTCTGGTACTCCAGGCCTTGGGAAACCCAGACCTCTCCGTCTCCTCTGTCTCCACACTcaagaagatctgcagagaatgcAAATACGACCTGCCACCCTACGCTACCAATATAGTGGCTGTATCACag GAGGTGCTGATCAAGCAGATTCACAAG ACCAGTCAGTGTATGTGGCTGATGCAGGCCTTGGGCTTCCTGCTGTCTGCTCTGCCTGTGGAGGAGATACTGAGGAACCTGCACTCCCTCATCACACCCTACATACAACAACTTGAGAAACTAGCTGATGAGacg cCCAACCCGTCCAATAAACTAGCGATAATCCACATCCTGGGTTTGTTATCCAATCTCTTCACTACGCTGGACATCAGCAAGCAGGATGACGAATCAGGAGAGGGCACCGCGCCACCCGTCAAAACAGCCCCACCACCACCAGGACCTAACCCG GTGGTGGTGGTCCTACAGCAGGTCTTTGCTCTCATTCAGACGGTCCTCAGCAAGTGGCTCAACGACTCTCAGGTGGTGGAG gcGGTGTGTGCTATCTTTGAGAAGTCGGTGAAGACTCTGCTCCATGACTTTGCCCCCATGGTGTCTCAGCTCAGTGAGATGCTAGGACAGATGTACAGTACCATACCACAAGCCTCAGCACTGGACCTCACacgacag ATGGTCCATATATTTGCCAGTGAGACGGACCACTTCCCTCCAATCAAGGCTCTATTTGAGCTGGTTACCTCTGTAACACTCTCCATCTTCCAGCAAG GACCCAGGGATCATCCTGATATTGTTGATTCATTTATGCAACTCCAAGCTCAG GCCCTCAAACGGAAGCCAGATCTCTTCTTGTCTGAGAGTCTTGACGTGAAAGCTGTGTTCCATTGTG gagTGCTGTCACTCAAATTCCCAGAGGCTCCAACAGTCAAGTCTACCTGCTTGTTCTTT ACTGAGTTGTTGCCCCGCTGCTCAGATGTGCCCCCAGTGGCCAGAGTGGTGCAGGAGGATGGAAAACTACTGCTGCAGGCCGTACTAGAG gcaATCGGTGGAGGTTCATCTCGTAGTCTGATGGACCAGTTTGCTGAGGTGCTGTTCAGTCTCAATAAGCACTGTTTCCCTCTTCTCACCGTGTGGCTGAAAGAGGCACTGCAGGCACCAGGCTTCCCGTCCACTAGGGTCACCACAGAACAGAAGGACACCTTCACCCAACAGAtactcag AGAGCGAGTGAATAAGCGGAGGGTGAAGGACATAGTGAAGGAGTTTACACTAGTCTGCAGAGGGCTTCACGGGACCGAGTATGCCGCTGAATACTGA
- the ipo13b gene encoding importin-13 isoform X3: protein MPTNVWMIIKTAGWVNMETSGRITTTPDALDFTVENVEKALHQLYYDPNIENKNLAQKWLMQAQVSPQAWQFCWALLSPDKVPEIQYFGASALHTKISRYWSDIPSDQYETLKTQLFSQIACFSSGSKMVLTRLCVALASLALNTMPEAWPGAVPEMVRVFQEEGGGVDGRARCLALLELLTVLPEEFQTSRLPQYRKGQVRGALGREWGSVCPLLQQLLRRGDSPGAVKARVLRCLSSWVLLDVPLSESEGLVEDCFTALPDPELFDTAVEAIVNAISQPDSQRYVNTLLKLVPQVLSLQEQLRDAVQNGDMETSHGICRIAVALGENHSRALLEQVEHWQGFLALVNMIMFCTGIPGHYPVNETTSSLTLTFWYTLQDDIMSFDSERQAVYLQVYRPVYFQLVDVLLHKAQFPSDQEYASWSSDEKEQFRIYRVDISDTLMYVYEMLGAELLSNLYEKLGRILTNTEQASSWQHTEALLYGFQSIAETIDVNYSDVIPGLIGLIPRININNVQLADTVMFTIGALAEWLADHPVMLSSVLPLVLQALGNPDLSVSSVSTLKKICRECKYDLPPYATNIVAVSQEVLIKQIHKTSQCMWLMQALGFLLSALPVEEILRNLHSLITPYIQQLEKLADETPNPSNKLAIIHILGLLSNLFTTLDISKQDDESGEGTAPPVKTAPPPPGPNPVVVVLQQVFALIQTVLSKWLNDSQVVEAVCAIFEKSVKTLLHDFAPMVSQLSEMLGQMYSTIPQASALDLTRQMVHIFASETDHFPPIKALFELVTSVTLSIFQQGPQTEARSLLV from the exons gtTCCTGAGATCCAGTACTTTGGGGCTAGTGCCCTCCATACTAAGATATCCCGCTACTGGTCTGACATCCCCTCTGACCAGTATGAGACCCTGAAGACTCAACTCTTCTCTCAGATCGCCTGCTTCTCCTCCGGGTCCAAGATG GTGCTGACGCGTCTGTGTGTGGCGCTGGCCTCCCTGGCCCTGAACACCATGCCAGAGGCGTGGCCGGGCGCCGTGCCAGAGATGGTGCGTGTGttccaggaggagggagggggggtggacGGCCGGGCCAGGTGTCTGGCCCTGCTGGAGCTACTGACCGTCCTGCCTGAAGAGTTCCAGACCAGCCGCCTGCCGCAGTACCGCAAGGGACAG GTGCGAGGTGCGTTGGGTCGTGAGTGGGGGTCAGTGTGTCCACTCCTCCAGCAGCTGCTTCGTCGAGGGGACAGTCCCGGGGCAGTGAAGGCTCGTGTCCTGCGCTGTCTGTCCTCCTGGGTGCTGCTGGACGTCCCTCTCAGTGAGAGTGAAGGACTGGTGGAGGACTGTTTCACTGCTCTACCAGACCCTGAGCTGTTTGATACCGCCGTGGAGGCTATCGTCAATGCCATATCACAACCCGACTCCCAGAG gtATGTGAACACGCTGCTGAAGCTGGTGCCCCAGGTCTTGTCCCTGCAGGAGCAGCTGAGAGATGCCGTCCAGaacggagacatggagacatcACACGGAATCTGTCGCATCGCTGTCGCACTGGGCGAGAACCACTCCAG ggcTCTTTTGGAGCAGGTAGAGCACTGGCAGGGCTTTCTGGCTTTGGTCAACATGATCATGTTCTGTACTGGGATACCAGGACACTACCCAGTCAACGAGACTACCAGCTCCCTCACACTCACCTTCTGGTACACACTACAG gacgaCATCATGTCGTTTGACTCCGAGAGACAGGCGGTGTATCTGCAGGTGTATAGACCAGTGTATTTCCAACTGGTGGATGTTCTGCTGCATAAAGCCCAGTTCCCCTCCGACCAGGAGTATGCATCATGGTCCTCAGATGAGAAGGAACAGTTCAGGATCTACAG GGTGGATATCTCAGACACTCTGATGTATGTGTATGAGATGCTAGGAGCTGAGCTGCTCAGTAACCTGTATGAGAAACTAGGACGAATACTGACCAACACAGAACAAGCCTCGTCATGGCAG CATACAGAAGCGTTGCTATATGGGTTCCAGTCGATAGCGGAGACAATAGATGTCAACTACTCTGATGTCATCCCAGGCCTGATCGGACTCATCCCCAGAATCAACATCAACAACGTCCAACTGGCAGACACCGTCATGTTCACTATAG GAGCTCTAGCAGAGTGGTTGGCGGACCACCCAGTGATGTTGAGTAGTGTTCTACCTCTGGTACTCCAGGCCTTGGGAAACCCAGACCTCTCCGTCTCCTCTGTCTCCACACTcaagaagatctgcagagaatgcAAATACGACCTGCCACCCTACGCTACCAATATAGTGGCTGTATCACag GAGGTGCTGATCAAGCAGATTCACAAG ACCAGTCAGTGTATGTGGCTGATGCAGGCCTTGGGCTTCCTGCTGTCTGCTCTGCCTGTGGAGGAGATACTGAGGAACCTGCACTCCCTCATCACACCCTACATACAACAACTTGAGAAACTAGCTGATGAGacg cCCAACCCGTCCAATAAACTAGCGATAATCCACATCCTGGGTTTGTTATCCAATCTCTTCACTACGCTGGACATCAGCAAGCAGGATGACGAATCAGGAGAGGGCACCGCGCCACCCGTCAAAACAGCCCCACCACCACCAGGACCTAACCCG GTGGTGGTGGTCCTACAGCAGGTCTTTGCTCTCATTCAGACGGTCCTCAGCAAGTGGCTCAACGACTCTCAGGTGGTGGAG gcGGTGTGTGCTATCTTTGAGAAGTCGGTGAAGACTCTGCTCCATGACTTTGCCCCCATGGTGTCTCAGCTCAGTGAGATGCTAGGACAGATGTACAGTACCATACCACAAGCCTCAGCACTGGACCTCACacgacag ATGGTCCATATATTTGCCAGTGAGACGGACCACTTCCCTCCAATCAAGGCTCTATTTGAGCTGGTTACCTCTGTAACACTCTCCATCTTCCAGCAAG GCCCTCAAACGGAAGCCAGATCTCTTCTTGTCTGA